ACCCGCATCCCTGTCATTCCTCCTTTATAACGGGTGAATGTCAAAAGGGCCTGACCGGCCCTAAGAACAACTCCTTCATGATTTATGGATATAATGGTAACCGAGTTTGGTGATATGCTCGCCAATGATTTCCAGGCTTATCTGGGGCAAATAATAGGTAATTACCACCCAGCGACGTTCGAGGACGACATTGACGCTAGTTACACCGGGTAGACTGCCCAGGGCATTACTAATTTTCTTGGCATCTTCCCCGGTGCGCATATCGGTTACAATCAGGGTCATGGTTACCTGCCGGAGGCCAGGGGGGTAACCGGCCAGAATTTCTGCGGCCCGCTGGCTGTACCAGCTCATCTATTTAACCTCCTTTTACCATTTTAACTATAAATTACTGATGAGCATCCTGCTCACCCGTTTTCTCCTCAGGGACTCAGACGCCGGAACTCAACCCCCTTTTGCAGTAACAAATAGTCCATAAAAGAAGGTGTAATCCTTTCCGGGTCATAGATTATTTTGACCATATTGGCCTGGCCCTCCCGGGGTAGCTGGATCTCCTTTACCAGGGCTGCCAGGGTATAATAGACTGTTTCCCGGATGACCGGCGTTTCAAGGTTGGGTATAATGTAGGTAACTTCCTGGTGCCGTCCAGGTTGGAATTTTTCCTGGCGGGCGTCAATCCACATTCTTACCTTCG
This Moorella sp. E308F DNA region includes the following protein-coding sequences:
- a CDS encoding heavy-metal-associated domain-containing protein, with the protein product MSWYSQRAAEILAGYPPGLRQVTMTLIVTDMRTGEDAKKISNALGSLPGVTSVNVVLERRWVVITYYLPQISLEIIGEHITKLGYHYIHKS